From one Prochlorococcus marinus str. MIT 0912 genomic stretch:
- a CDS encoding aspartate kinase has protein sequence MTLLVQKYGGTSLGSVERIKAVAQRIKLNKEKGNDLVVVVSAMGHQTDELTKLASEITLDPPHREMDMLLSTGEQVSISLLTMALNELGTPAISLTGTQAGIITESAHGRARILDIKTERIKNLLDQGKIIVIAGFQGTSLGIGGIAEITTLGRGGSDTSAVALAASLGAAKCEIYTDVPGVLTTDPRIVKNAKLMKNISCDEMLELASLGAAVLHPRAVEIARNFGVTLVVKSSWDNLDGTTLTSKKNHVFSKGGIEHRSPVDGLELVENQAVVALSNIPDRPGIAAELFESLSGGGVNVDLIIQATHQINSNDITFTVRETELNNALTQCKKLINIIGGEISSQQGLTKLSIYGAGIMGRPGIASSLFQTLSDSAINIRLIATSEVKVSCVIDADLGKKALRNVGEVFKLTDKQITLNPSVENNNEPEVRGVALDKDQIQICVKNVPDKPGTASTICSTLAEKNISLDTIVQSERKHKDKTKDISFTLKKNDRSQAKYALEELISNWQGSKLEEGEAIVRISAVGSGMPFTKGTAGKIFRALANQKINIEMIATSEIRTTCIISEKYGEKALNEIHSYFKLGKNES, from the coding sequence ATGACATTGCTGGTTCAAAAATATGGCGGCACCTCTCTCGGAAGCGTTGAGCGAATAAAAGCTGTCGCGCAAAGAATCAAATTAAATAAAGAGAAAGGCAATGATCTGGTAGTTGTTGTTTCGGCGATGGGACATCAAACTGATGAGTTGACAAAACTAGCTTCAGAAATAACTCTTGACCCTCCTCATCGAGAAATGGATATGCTCCTATCAACTGGGGAACAAGTTTCAATATCATTATTGACAATGGCCCTGAATGAATTGGGCACTCCAGCAATCTCGTTAACTGGAACTCAGGCTGGAATTATCACAGAATCAGCTCATGGAAGAGCAAGAATACTCGATATAAAAACAGAACGAATAAAAAATCTCTTAGATCAAGGAAAAATCATAGTCATTGCTGGATTCCAAGGTACCAGTCTTGGCATAGGAGGAATTGCTGAAATCACAACTTTAGGAAGAGGAGGATCAGATACTTCTGCAGTCGCTTTAGCAGCATCTCTGGGGGCGGCAAAATGTGAAATTTATACCGATGTTCCAGGCGTTTTAACAACTGATCCAAGAATTGTTAAAAATGCAAAATTAATGAAAAATATTAGTTGTGATGAAATGTTAGAGCTGGCTAGCCTTGGAGCAGCTGTTTTGCATCCTCGAGCAGTTGAAATAGCCAGAAATTTCGGGGTAACTCTTGTTGTGAAGTCAAGTTGGGACAACCTTGATGGAACGACTCTAACAAGTAAAAAGAATCATGTTTTTTCTAAAGGTGGGATAGAACATCGTAGTCCTGTCGATGGGTTAGAACTTGTTGAAAATCAAGCAGTAGTAGCTTTATCAAATATTCCAGATCGTCCAGGAATTGCTGCTGAGCTTTTTGAATCTTTATCAGGAGGTGGAGTAAATGTCGATCTCATTATTCAAGCAACACACCAGATCAATTCTAACGATATTACTTTTACTGTTAGAGAAACTGAATTAAATAATGCACTAACTCAATGTAAAAAACTCATTAATATTATTGGAGGTGAAATATCGTCTCAACAGGGTCTAACAAAACTAAGCATTTATGGAGCTGGAATAATGGGGAGGCCTGGAATAGCATCATCTCTATTCCAAACTCTATCTGATTCTGCTATTAATATAAGACTGATAGCAACTAGTGAAGTCAAAGTAAGTTGTGTTATTGATGCAGATTTAGGAAAAAAAGCATTACGTAATGTAGGAGAAGTTTTCAAGCTAACTGATAAACAAATCACTCTGAATCCTTCGGTTGAAAATAACAATGAGCCCGAAGTAAGGGGTGTGGCTTTAGACAAAGATCAAATACAAATTTGCGTGAAGAATGTTCCAGATAAGCCAGGGACTGCTTCCACTATTTGTTCCACATTAGCTGAGAAAAACATCAGTTTAGATACAATAGTTCAATCAGAAAGAAAGCATAAAGATAAAACAAAAGATATTAGTTTCACATTAAAGAAAAATGATAGAAGCCAGGCTAAATATGCCTTGGAAGAATTGATTTCAAATTGGCAGGGTTCAAAACTCGAAGAAGGGGAAGCCATAGTTCGAATTAGCGCAGTAGGATCTGGTATGCCTTTTACAAAAGGAACAGCCGGTAAAATATTTAGAGCACTAGCAAATCAAAAAATCAATATCGAAATGATAGCAACGAGCGAAATAAGAACAACTTGTATTATCTCAGAAAAATATGGTGAAAAAGCATTAAATGAAATTCATTCTTATTTTAAATTAGGAAAGAATGAAAGCTAA
- the uvrB gene encoding excinuclease ABC subunit UvrB translates to MPEYKLKAPYVPKGDQPEAIKGLVGGVNDGQKFQTLLGATGTGKTFTIANLIAQTGRPALVLAHNKTLAAQLCNELREFFPDNAVEYFISYYDYYQPEAYVPVSDTYIAKTSSINEEIDMLRHSATRSLFERDDVIVVASISCIYGLGIPSEYLKASVKFQVGHCIDLRSCLRSLVSNQYTRNDIEISRGRFRVRGDVVEIGPAYDDRLVRLELFGDEVETISYVDPTTGEILKKLNSINIYPAKHFVTPKDRLESAIKAIKKELKDRLEFLNQEGKLLEAQRLEQRTIYDLEMLKEVGYCNGVENYARHLSGREPGSAPECLIDYFPKDWLLLIDESHVTCPQLRAMYNGDQARKKVLIDHGFRLPSAADNRPLKDIEFWDKAKQTVFISATPGDWELSKSTGNIVEQVIRPTGVLDPLVEVRPTHGQVDDLLLEIRKRVSKNQRVLITTLTKRMAEDLTDYLSENKIRVRYLHSEIHSIERIEIIQDLRLGEYDVLVGVNLLREGLDLPEVSLVVILDADKEGFLRAQRSLIQTIGRAARHIEGLALLYADKMTDSMAKAISETERRREIQNTYNLENGITPKPAGKKANNSILSFLELSRRLNQDGSTDDFVDIADKLIDHSSKDSDSGVSLESLPELIEKLESKMKITAKDLDFEKAAILRDRIKKLRHRLVGK, encoded by the coding sequence ATGCCAGAATATAAACTTAAAGCCCCTTATGTTCCAAAAGGTGATCAACCTGAAGCTATTAAAGGGTTAGTTGGAGGGGTAAATGATGGGCAAAAATTTCAAACTTTATTAGGTGCAACTGGAACAGGTAAGACTTTTACGATAGCTAATTTGATTGCTCAAACAGGTAGACCTGCCTTAGTTTTGGCTCATAATAAAACACTTGCAGCTCAATTATGTAATGAATTAAGAGAGTTTTTTCCTGATAATGCAGTTGAATATTTTATCTCATATTATGATTATTATCAGCCAGAAGCTTATGTTCCAGTAAGTGATACTTACATAGCTAAGACCTCATCTATTAATGAAGAAATTGATATGTTACGTCACTCCGCAACTAGGTCTTTATTCGAGCGAGATGATGTCATAGTTGTTGCTTCAATTAGTTGTATATATGGTTTAGGAATTCCAAGTGAATATTTAAAGGCTTCTGTAAAGTTTCAAGTTGGTCACTGTATTGATTTAAGATCTTGTCTTAGATCATTAGTCTCTAATCAATATACACGTAATGATATTGAAATCAGTAGAGGTAGATTTAGAGTTAGAGGAGATGTAGTAGAAATAGGACCAGCATATGATGACAGACTTGTAAGGCTTGAATTGTTTGGAGATGAAGTTGAAACTATTAGCTATGTCGATCCTACTACTGGAGAAATATTGAAGAAACTTAACTCAATTAATATATATCCAGCAAAACATTTTGTAACGCCAAAAGATCGCTTAGAATCTGCAATTAAAGCAATAAAAAAAGAATTAAAAGATAGATTAGAATTTCTTAATCAAGAGGGTAAATTACTCGAAGCACAAAGGTTAGAACAACGAACAATTTATGATTTAGAAATGTTGAAAGAAGTTGGATATTGTAATGGAGTTGAGAATTATGCTCGTCATCTATCTGGAAGAGAACCTGGTTCTGCTCCAGAATGCCTAATTGATTATTTTCCTAAAGACTGGTTATTGCTTATTGATGAAAGTCATGTTACTTGTCCTCAATTACGGGCTATGTATAATGGTGATCAGGCTAGAAAAAAAGTATTAATAGACCATGGCTTTAGATTACCTAGTGCTGCTGATAATCGTCCTTTAAAGGATATAGAATTTTGGGATAAAGCAAAACAAACTGTTTTTATAAGTGCTACCCCTGGTGATTGGGAATTATCTAAAAGTACTGGAAATATAGTTGAGCAAGTTATAAGACCTACTGGTGTTTTAGACCCTTTAGTTGAAGTACGTCCAACACATGGTCAAGTTGATGATTTGTTGCTCGAAATTAGAAAAAGAGTCTCTAAGAATCAAAGAGTACTTATCACAACCCTCACTAAAAGAATGGCTGAAGATCTTACAGATTATTTATCTGAAAATAAAATTAGAGTTCGCTATTTACATTCAGAGATTCATTCAATCGAGAGAATTGAAATTATACAAGATTTACGACTGGGAGAATATGATGTACTAGTAGGAGTTAATCTTCTAAGAGAAGGTTTAGATTTACCTGAAGTCTCACTAGTAGTCATTCTCGATGCTGATAAAGAAGGATTTTTAAGAGCTCAAAGATCTTTGATACAAACAATTGGTCGAGCAGCTAGGCATATTGAAGGTTTGGCTTTGCTCTATGCAGATAAAATGACCGATTCCATGGCCAAAGCTATTAGTGAGACTGAAAGACGTCGTGAAATACAAAATACTTATAATTTAGAGAATGGAATAACTCCTAAGCCAGCAGGTAAGAAAGCAAATAATTCAATTCTTTCTTTTTTAGAGCTTTCAAGAAGATTAAATCAAGATGGAAGCACGGATGATTTTGTTGATATTGCTGATAAGTTGATAGATCATAGTTCTAAAGATTCTGATAGCGGAGTATCTTTAGAATCTCTGCCTGAATTAATTGAAAAATTGGAATCTAAAATGAAAATAACAGCTAAGGATCTAGATTTTGAAAAAGCTGCAATTCTAAGAGATCGTATAAAAAAATTAAGGCATCGGTTAGTGGGTAAATGA
- a CDS encoding DUF561 domain-containing protein: MTRLQTLPVSLQKSIQNRSLLKVISGLNNFNPESVFRISKAAGLGGADLLDIACEPKLVELAVEASNIPVCVSSVEPKLFPKAVKAGASIIEIGNFDSFYPDGRFFSAEEVLSLAVESRRLLPEVVLSVTVPHVLTLDNQAQLALDLVDRGVDIIQTEGGTSSHPISPGTLGLIEKASPTLAATVAISSALKGSQHDVPLMSASGLSEVTAPMAISVGANGVGIGTAVNKLNTELAMIATVKGLRQALDTSKLVAKINQSIS, from the coding sequence ATGACACGCCTGCAGACATTGCCAGTTTCACTTCAAAAAAGTATTCAGAATAGATCTTTATTGAAAGTAATTTCTGGATTAAATAATTTTAATCCAGAATCAGTATTTCGAATTTCTAAAGCTGCAGGTCTTGGGGGTGCAGATTTATTGGACATTGCGTGTGAACCAAAACTAGTAGAGCTCGCTGTGGAGGCTTCGAATATTCCTGTATGCGTAAGTTCGGTAGAACCAAAACTTTTCCCTAAAGCTGTTAAAGCAGGAGCATCAATTATTGAGATTGGGAATTTTGATTCTTTTTATCCAGATGGGCGTTTTTTCTCAGCTGAAGAGGTGCTCTCATTAGCTGTTGAATCTCGACGTCTTTTGCCTGAAGTTGTTTTATCAGTAACCGTTCCCCATGTTTTGACTTTAGATAATCAAGCTCAATTAGCGTTAGATCTTGTTGATAGAGGGGTCGATATAATTCAGACAGAAGGAGGGACAAGCTCGCATCCTATTAGTCCTGGAACTTTAGGTTTAATAGAGAAAGCGTCACCTACTTTGGCCGCGACTGTCGCCATATCATCAGCTTTAAAGGGTAGTCAACATGATGTGCCCTTAATGTCTGCTTCTGGACTGTCTGAAGTCACTGCTCCTATGGCCATATCAGTTGGAGCTAATGGAGTTGGGATTGGGACAGCTGTCAATAAATTGAATACGGAATTAGCTATGATTGCAACCGTTAAAGGTCTTCGACAGGCCCTAGATACATCTAAATTGGTTGCTAAGATTAACCAATCAATTTCCTAA
- the tilS gene encoding tRNA lysidine(34) synthetase TilS — protein sequence MRLHKRLKQNKSLLPVNSTLLLAISGGQDSMALLKLIIDLKRLYKWQVEVWHGDHKWHTKSKQIEEELKLWCLNKQIPFHSNKANKEEVANEAKARDWRYQNLLMKANLLSSKNIYFPYTRILTGHTATDRAETVIMNLARGSDLIGLSTLKEQRTLENNIDLVRPFLIFNRNETLEICKEFNLPIWIDPSNENINLTRNKIRKEVLPILNSIYQGADSRIASLASRLESISKDQQSLAKIAIEFCQGEDITSLSRKKLIDFSSSIRKILFFHWLNMLGVTRVTSLQIEEINSKILKSKPPGIIHLHGDFIIRWDKETIYISNKAN from the coding sequence ATGCGTTTACACAAAAGGCTGAAACAAAATAAATCTCTTCTTCCTGTTAACTCAACACTTTTGTTAGCCATATCAGGTGGTCAAGATTCGATGGCCCTTCTCAAATTAATTATTGATCTAAAAAGGCTATATAAATGGCAAGTCGAAGTCTGGCATGGAGATCATAAATGGCACACTAAATCCAAGCAAATAGAAGAAGAACTAAAACTTTGGTGCCTAAATAAGCAAATACCATTTCACTCTAATAAAGCAAATAAAGAAGAAGTAGCTAATGAAGCAAAAGCAAGAGATTGGAGATATCAAAACCTATTAATGAAAGCTAATTTATTATCATCAAAAAATATATATTTTCCATATACGAGAATATTAACTGGTCATACAGCTACTGATCGAGCAGAAACGGTCATTATGAACTTAGCGAGAGGAAGCGATCTGATCGGACTGAGTACCCTTAAAGAACAAAGAACTTTAGAGAATAATATAGATTTAGTAAGACCTTTTCTGATCTTCAATAGAAACGAAACACTCGAAATTTGTAAAGAGTTTAATTTACCAATTTGGATTGATCCTTCAAATGAAAATATTAATTTAACAAGAAATAAAATTAGAAAAGAAGTTTTACCAATTTTAAATTCTATCTATCAAGGCGCAGACTCGAGGATAGCCTCCTTAGCTAGTAGGCTTGAAAGTATTAGCAAAGACCAACAATCATTAGCAAAAATAGCAATAGAATTTTGCCAAGGAGAAGACATCACTTCCCTATCCAGAAAAAAATTAATTGATTTCTCAAGCTCTATAAGAAAAATATTATTTTTTCATTGGCTGAATATGTTAGGAGTAACAAGAGTAACTTCTTTGCAAATCGAAGAAATCAATAGCAAAATATTAAAAAGCAAACCACCTGGCATAATCCATCTCCATGGAGACTTCATTATAAGATGGGATAAAGAAACTATTTATATATCAAATAAGGCTAATTAA
- a CDS encoding ribonuclease J — protein MTSSSMNFQGSKNNQSKSPCLRIIPLGGLGEIGKNTCVFEYGDDIMILDAGLAFPTDGMHGVNVVMPDTTYLRENQSRIRGLVVTHGHEDHIGGISHHLKNFNIPIVYGPPLAMSMLRGKMEEAGVADRTTIQVCGPREVIKVGQHFSVEFVRNTHSISDSYSFAVTTPVGVVFFTGDFKFDHTPPDGQPADLARMAYYGDQGVLCLLSDSTNSEVTGFTPSEYSVFPNLDRYIATAEGRVMVTTFASSTHRVAMLLELAMKNGRKVGLLGRSMLNVVGKARELGYMRFPDDLFFPIKQIRDLPDRETFLLMTGSQGESMAALSRIARGEHQHVQLKTSDTVIFSASPIPGNTISVMHTIDKLIKLGAKVIYGKDKGIHVSGHGCQEDQKWMLGLTRPKYFIPVHGEYRMQVLHGKTAVSMGVHPENVLVMENGDVAELRPDSIVQGSPVKSGVELLDSSRTGVVDTRVLKERQQLADDGVITVLTPISTDGVMVAPPRVNLRGVITNVDAKTMVNWTEREINWVLENRWKQLVLKTGGKSVEVDWIGLQREVESGLSRRLRREVQAEPLILCLVQPAPGGTRAYKPQLDQQPDSRQVVRKTADKALKETNGSVTNKDTSSLTEQETNSESNSEEMPSGRTRRRRSAIS, from the coding sequence ATGACATCAAGTTCAATGAATTTTCAAGGTTCAAAAAATAATCAATCAAAATCTCCTTGTTTGAGGATTATTCCCTTAGGTGGCCTCGGAGAAATTGGAAAAAATACCTGCGTCTTTGAATATGGCGATGACATCATGATTCTTGATGCTGGACTGGCGTTCCCAACTGATGGGATGCATGGGGTAAATGTTGTCATGCCAGACACTACTTATTTACGTGAGAATCAAAGTCGAATAAGGGGTTTGGTAGTAACGCATGGACATGAAGATCATATTGGTGGGATTTCTCATCATTTAAAGAACTTTAATATTCCAATTGTTTATGGTCCTCCCCTTGCTATGTCTATGCTTCGGGGAAAAATGGAGGAAGCAGGAGTTGCTGATCGGACAACAATACAAGTATGTGGACCAAGAGAAGTTATCAAAGTTGGACAACATTTTTCTGTTGAATTTGTAAGAAATACTCATTCAATTTCTGATAGTTATTCCTTCGCAGTAACGACTCCAGTTGGGGTAGTGTTTTTTACTGGTGATTTCAAGTTCGACCATACGCCACCCGATGGACAGCCTGCAGATTTAGCAAGAATGGCTTATTACGGAGATCAAGGTGTTCTTTGCCTTCTATCTGATTCAACCAACTCTGAAGTCACAGGATTCACCCCCTCTGAATATTCTGTTTTTCCTAATTTAGATAGATACATCGCTACTGCAGAGGGCAGAGTTATGGTCACTACATTTGCTAGTTCAACTCATCGAGTAGCGATGCTTTTAGAGTTGGCGATGAAAAACGGTAGAAAAGTCGGCTTGCTAGGCCGTTCAATGCTAAATGTTGTTGGGAAAGCGAGAGAACTTGGATATATGCGTTTTCCTGATGATTTGTTTTTCCCAATTAAACAGATTAGAGATTTGCCTGATAGAGAGACGTTTTTGTTGATGACAGGAAGTCAAGGGGAATCAATGGCTGCTTTGAGCCGTATCGCGAGGGGTGAGCATCAACATGTTCAGTTGAAAACCAGTGATACTGTCATTTTTTCTGCTAGTCCTATTCCTGGAAATACTATTTCCGTCATGCATACGATTGACAAATTAATAAAATTGGGTGCAAAAGTTATTTATGGCAAAGATAAGGGTATCCATGTTTCAGGTCATGGATGTCAAGAAGATCAGAAATGGATGCTTGGATTAACTAGACCTAAATACTTTATTCCTGTGCATGGGGAGTACAGAATGCAAGTTCTTCATGGAAAAACTGCTGTATCAATGGGGGTTCATCCAGAAAATGTATTGGTTATGGAAAATGGGGACGTTGCTGAATTAAGACCAGATTCTATTGTGCAAGGTTCACCAGTTAAATCAGGAGTGGAATTGCTCGATTCTTCTAGAACAGGGGTTGTCGATACTCGAGTCTTAAAAGAACGTCAGCAACTTGCGGATGATGGAGTGATTACTGTTCTTACTCCAATTAGCACTGATGGCGTAATGGTTGCACCTCCAAGGGTCAATCTTCGAGGTGTTATCACTAATGTTGATGCTAAAACAATGGTTAATTGGACTGAAAGAGAGATTAATTGGGTCTTAGAAAATCGATGGAAACAGCTTGTTCTTAAGACTGGAGGTAAGTCAGTAGAAGTCGATTGGATTGGGTTGCAACGAGAGGTTGAATCAGGATTATCTCGTCGATTGAGAAGGGAAGTTCAAGCTGAGCCACTAATTCTTTGTCTTGTTCAACCTGCTCCTGGTGGAACTCGTGCATATAAACCTCAACTTGATCAACAGCCAGATTCACGACAAGTAGTTAGGAAAACCGCTGATAAAGCGCTTAAAGAAACTAATGGATCCGTAACAAATAAAGATACAAGTTCACTTACTGAACAAGAAACAAATAGTGAGAGTAATTCTGAGGAAATGCCATCTGGAAGAACAAGACGACGCAGATCAGCAATTAGCTGA